In Lujinxingia vulgaris, the genomic stretch TGAGCGCAGCTGGCTCTACCGCATTCGCCCCTCGGTGCGGCATATGGGCGAGTATGAGCCGGTGGAGGTTAAGCATTGGCTGAGCGCGCCGACGACCGAGGGCGGGGGATTGCCGATCGGGCAGCGGCGCTGGGATCCGGTGGCGATCCCCGAGGAGCCCACCGGCTTTGTTGACGGCGTACGCACCATCTCGACCGCAGGCGACGTGGTGGGTCAGACGGGCATGTCGGCGCACCTCTACCTGGTCAACCGAAGCTCGGAGGATGACTATGTGATCAACGCCGATGGCGAGCTGATGTTCTTGCCCCAGGAGGGCTCGATTCGGCTGGTCACCGAGATGGGCGTACTGGAGGTCGAGCCCGGCGAGCTGGCGGTGATCCCGCGGGGGATGGCGTTTCGCTTTGAGCTGATCGACGGGCCGGTGCGCGGCTACCTCTGCGAGAACTACGGCGGTAAGTTCACGCTGCCGGAGCGCGGCCCCATTGGCGCAAACTGCATGGCGAACGCCCGCGATTTTAAATACCCGGTCGCTTATTTTGAGGATGTGGAGCGCCCCTCTGAGATTCATATCAAATGGTGTGGTCGTCACTATGTGACGAAGATCGGGCATAGCCCGCTTGATGTGGTGGCCTGGCACGGCAACTACGCGCCCTACAAATACGATCTTCGCGACTATTCGCCGATCGGCGCGATCCTCTTTGACCACCCCGACCCCTCGATCTTCACCGTGCTCACGAGCCCCTCGGGGGAGGCGGGCACGGCGAATATCGACTTTGTGATCTTCTCCGATCGCTGGCTTGTGGGCGAAGACACCTTCCGGCCGCCCTGGTACCACCGCAACATCATGTCGGAGTTTATGGGGCTGATCTACGGGCAGTACGACGCTAAGGAAGAGGGCTTTTTGCCCGGCGGCATGAGCCTGCACAACATGATGTTGCCGCATGGCCCGGACACCGACGCCTTTGAAAAAGCCTCGCGCGCCGAGCTCAAGCCCCAGAAGCTCGAGGGCACGATGGCCTTTATGTGGGAGACGCGTCTGCCCCAGCACCTGACCGATTACGCGGCGGGGTTGGACACAATGCAGAAGAACTACATCGACTGTTGGAAGGGGCTGAAAAAACGCTTCGACGGCACGCTCGAGGGCGACTGGAGCTGAGCCGGGCGGCGACGTTGCGGGGGGGGGGCGAGCGATCTCAAAAAGTTAGATCGTTGTCGGTCCTCTCGCGTTGAAGGTGGCGAGCTCGTCGCGGTGTGGTGGCGAGCGTGGTGGTTTTCATACTCGAGATCGCGAGGACGTGATGATGATTCGAAACAGATGTTTGCTCGTAGGAAGTCTTCTGGTGCTGCTGGCCGGCTGTGCTCACAGGAGCGTGGAGCGCACCGTCAGCGCCGACGCCGTGGGGGAGTCGGGCCAGACGCGTCAGGTCAACTATTTGCACTCCCCGCTGGGGCCGGGCTCTCCTGATGAGGAGACGCCGGGCGGGGTGCAGCGCTCGGCGGTCGCCGATGAGGCGGAGCTTAGCGCGCTGACGGAGCGTGAGGTATGCATTCGTTATGTGGCGCGCACCTACATCGATCTTGATGAGCCGCTCTCCTTTTATGAGGTCAAACTCAACGGCCATCCGGTGGCCTTTGATAATGAGGTGGTCAGCGTGGTGGACCACTTCTATTCGGGGCGAGAGAGCGTGTTTGCGGCCGAGGGTGTGGTGGCCGAGACTTTTAGCGCGATCAACGTGACGCGGCCGGCCGAGAAGTCCTACCGGGTGATCGAGCGGCGCGCCGAGGTGTGCGGGCCGCGCAGCACCACCGGCCGAGAGCTTTTGGAGCTGAAGATCCCGGAGGGGCCGCTGGATGATACCTGGGGGCAGAAGTTCGCCTGGACGGTGCGCTGAATGTTCAAGCGCAGATAAAAAACGGGGGGCGGGCAATTTGGCGCTATCACGGGGCGATGTCCAAGCCTGGATGGATAATATCGTGTGATGGGACGTGAGCCGGGGCGTGCAATCGAGGGTCGGGATGTGTAAATATACGTTTGTTTACATCAACCCTTCTCCACCGCCCCACCTTCGCCAGCGGCGCGCGATGTTGCTCTACGCGCGTGCGTGGGGGGCTGAGCTGCTCGCGTGCCTGGGAGCGGCAGGTGGTCCTGGATCTGAGGTCTTCGATGACTGCGCCCTCCCCCTCCCTCGCCCGGTCCGCATCAACCTTCGCCCGGGCTAAGATCGGCGCGCTGGTGCTCGCACTTTTGCTCGCCGGCTGCGGCCAGGACGTCGCCCCGGTCTCCGAGGATCTTCGTGATCGGCCGGACCTTCCTGACGCCTCCGGCGATGCGGGGGATGCACGCGACGCCGATCGTCCCGATACCCCCGGCTCGCCAGACAGCGACGAGGTCTCGGACATCGGCGAAGATCCGATGGATGGCGGCGATAGCCAGCTTCCGGATGCCGGCGAGCCGGACACGGACGAGCCCGACGCGGAGGTTTTGGAAGATGCCGACGCTGACCCGGTGGATGTTGGCGAAGATCCCGATCCGGCGGAGCTCTCGCTGCAGATCGATCGGGTGGAGATCTTTCAGACCATCGCCAAAACCCCCTGGCTCGACGGGGCGGCGAACTTCGATCCGACGCCGATCATCGCTGGTCGCGACACGCTTTTGCGCGCCTCGGTCGATGTGCCGACCGGCTGGAGTGTTAGCTCGGTGCGCGCCGAGCTGATCGTGGTCGGGGCCGGCGGCGCGCAGACTCTTTTGGAAGATACGCGCGTGGTCAGCGCCGATTCGCTGCCCGGCGATCGAAGCTCGGCCTTTGAGTTCGAACTTCCCGGCGGTGAGATCGAGGTGGGCGGGCAGCTGCGCCTGCGACTTATCGAGGATGCCCCGAATGGCGAGCTCCTGGCGCGCTGGCCGACCGACGGATCGGCCTGGCCGACCGGGGCCACCGCCGAGAGCGGAGAGCTGCACCTGGTGCTCGTCCCCATGCGTTTTGATACCGACGGCTCCGGCCGTCTCCCCGACACCTCGCCAGGCCAGCTCGCGCTGATCGAGAGCGCGCTGCGCGCGCTCTACCCCTTGCACAGCCTGCGCCTGGAAGTGCGCGAGCCCTACAGCTGGAGCGGGTCTGTGCGCTGGGGGAACTTCACCCAGGCCCTGCGCGACTTAAAGATCGCCGACGGTGAGGATGAGGCCTACTACTACGGCCTGATTCAGCCGGCGGAGACCTTTGAGGCCTACTGCGGCGGCTCCTGTACCACCGGGCAAAGTTATACGGTGAGCAGTGCCACGGCCTACACCTACCGGGTGGGCGCGGGGCTGGGGTACGCGGGAGAGCGCTGGGTGGGCACGTTGATCCACGAGCTGGGGCATATGCACGGGCGCGGGCACGCGCCCTGCGGGGTGAGCTGGTGGAGCGATGATAACAACTACCCCCACGCCGGCGGCGATGTGGGCGTGTGGGGCTGGGACAGGCGCAGCGATGCGCTCATTGCCCCCGATGATGCGGCCGATTTTATGGGCTACTGCTCCCCTTCGTGGATCTCCGACTACACCTACCGCGGGCTTTTCGATCGCATGAGCGCGGTGCGCGAAGCCGCCTCAAACCAACGCGCGCTTCCGCCCGGGGTCTATACGCCGCTGAGCTGGAGTCGCAGCGAGGAAGCTGCGCTCGGAGCGCCGCGCTTTGAGGCCAACCCCACCACCGGCGAAGTCGCGCAGGTGCGTTTTCTCAATGAGGCTGGCGAGGTGGTGGGGAGCATGCCCGCGCCCCTGGTGCGCTTCTCCCACGAAGATCGTTTTGAGGTGCTGCTGACCAGGTTCCCCGAAGATGCCCGCCGCGTGCAGGTGGAGGTCGAGGGGCAGGTGCGGGAGGTGGAGCTTCGCTGAAAGTTCAGGTGTGAGGCGTCTTCTTTTTGCGGCTCGGGCAAGAAGTCCGTACAAGGAGAGCATTCGAGCAGGGTTGTACGAATCACGGGCGGTGCTCCGCCTTAATGCTGAGGAGTGATGTGATGAAGTGGATTCGAGGTTGGACAGGAGCCGTCGGGATGGCGGCGTTGATGGCGATGCCTTCGGTGGCTGCGGCTGACGATATCCTGTTTTTCGGAAATCAGGTTGAATTTAGAAACGACCTCGAGGTGGTTCTCACCGCGCAGGGCCATACGGTGACCAACGTCGCGACCTTGCCTGCAGACTTGCAAGGGTTCGATTCGATCTGGTCCTTCTACGCGACTCAGGCGCTTCCAGCGAACGAGCGCAACGCACTTCAGGCTTTCGTGGAGCGGGGCGGAGGCGTTTACGTCACAGGAGAGCGACCCTGCTGTGAGGTAAACAATGATTCGGTTCAGGCGCTGGTCAACGCACTCACCAACGACGGAGTCCAGGTGGGTGACTTAGGCGACATTGCCGCGCCTTATGTCTTTGAGCCAGCCGCGATTGGGGGAATCACCACCACTCCGAATGTTCTGACGACTGTGCAGATGAATGCCGCCGGCGGAATGAGCGGGGTTCCTGCGGAAAACGTCATCATCCGAGGCGAAGGAGGCACGCCCGTAGGCGCGGCCTGGACATCCTCCGACATGGTGGGGGGCCGGGGTCGGATGGTCGTGGCGATGGACATTAACTGGATGCAATCGAGTGAGGCGGCGACCTTTTCGGAGAATATTCAGACCTTTTTGTGCAACGACGTCAACGGCAACGGAGTTTGCGCCGCGAACGAAGGTTCGATCGTAAGTTTCGACGACGCCTTTGAGGTGGACGAAGATCAGACCCTCTCGCAGGCGGCGCCGGGGGTGTTGGATAACGATGATCATCTCGATGGTGAGCCTTTGAACGCAGTGCTCGTCGACGACGTGGCAAACGGTCAGCTCACCCTCAACGCCGATGGATCCTTTACCTACTCGCCAGACGCCAACTTCTTCGGCACGGACACCTTCACCTACGTCGCGACCGACGGCACGGAGGATTCGCAGCCGGCGACGGTCACGATCACCGTCAACCCGATCAACGACGCGCCGGTGGCCGTGGAAGATGCCTACGAGGTCGATGAGGATCAGACGTCGAGCGTCACCGCCGAAGACGGCGTTCTGGCCAACGACAGCGATATCGAAGACGACATGCTCGGCGCACTTTTGATCGACGATGTTCAAAACGGCGAGCTTACGCTCAACGCCAACGGGTCGTTTATCTACACGCCGGACGCGAACTTCGCGGGCACCGACACCTTCACCTATGTGGCTTTTGATGCCGACGAGCAGTCCAATGAGGTGATGGTCACGCTGACGGTCAACCCGGTCAACGACGCGCCGGTGGCCGTCGATGATGCGCGCACCGTCTTTGAAGATTCGCCGCTGGAGATCGTGGCGCCCGGCGTTCTGGCCAACGACATCGACGCGGACAACGACGCGCTCAGCGCGGTGCTCGGCGACGCGCCTGCCAATGGCGATGTGGTGCTCAACGCCGACGGCAGCTTCACCTACACGCCGGATGCGAACTTCTTCGGCACCGACACCTTCACCTATGTGGCCAACGACGGCGCGCTGGACTCGGCGCCGGCGACGGTGACGATCACAGTGACGGCGGTCAATGATGCGCCCTTCTTTGTGGAGCCCACGCCCGAAGATGCCTCCGAGTTTGACGTGGTCGAGGGCGATCTTCTGGAACTTCAACTCGCCGGCGAAGATGTGGACAGCGCGCCGCTGACCTACGGCGCCGAAGATCTTCCCGCGGGCGCGCTGCTCGATGAGACCACCGGCGAGCTGATGTGGTCACCGACCTGGGATGAGGCCGGCAGCTACGAGGTTGTGATCTCGGTGACGGATGGTGAGCTGAGCGACGAGCGCACCATCACGTTGGTCTCGACCTTCCTGGACGAAGACGACGACGGGCTTCCCGACACCTGGGAGGTGTCTGTGGATCTGGACCCGACCACCGCCGACAGCGACGGCGACGGCATCTCGGACGGTGACGAAGTCGGCGACGATCTGGAGAACCCCATCGACACCGATGAGGATGAGGTGATCGACGCGCTCGATGAGGACAGCGACGGCGACGGCGTCCCCGATGCCGATGAAGCCGGCGACGATGACCTGGCGACGCCCGCGATCGATACCGACAACGACGGCACCCCCGACTTCCGCTCCCCGGACAGCGACGGCGACGGCGTGGAAGACGGCGATGATAACTGCCGCCTGGTGGAGAACGCCGACCAGATTGACACCGACGGTGATGGCGTGGGCGACGCCTGCTCGGGCGATAACGACGGCGACGGCGTCGAAGACGAGATCGACAACTGCCCGCTCATCGCCAACGACGACCAGGCCGACCTCGACGAAGACGACATCGGCGACGTGTGCGACGGCGACATCGACGGCGACGAGGTCGAAAACGACGATGATAACTGCCCGCTTATCGAGAACACCGATCAGTCCGACATCGATGGCGACGGCATCGGCGACGCCTGCGATGAAGACATTGACGGCGACGACCTGACCAACGAGGAAGAAGACGATCTGGGCACCGACCCGGAGAATCCCGACAGCGATGAGGACGGCTATGAGGATGGCGAGGAGGTCGAGCAGGAGACCGACCCCAACGATCCTTATAACTTCCCCGGAAGCTGGGAGTCGCTCTCGGGCGGGGGATGCTCCTCGACGGGGTCGACGCCGGGCAGCATGCTCTGGGTTCTGGCGGCGTTGGGCGCGCTGGGTGTGCGTCGCCGCCGCGTTGAGAAGGGCTGCTAAGCCGACCTGCTAGGAGCTGCGCTCGTGAGCGCAGACGCCCCGCACCTTCTCAAAAGGTGCGGGGTTTTTTTATGCGGATGCGGGAGGCAGTGAGGCGAAAAGGAAGCTTTCGTGACCGACCCAGGGTCGGACGAAGTTCAACGTTTATGCGGGTGATCGACCTCTCGCGTGGCAACCGAGCAAAAGCCTTTAATCGTCTTGCACCGTGGGATCCCCGTCGATGCGGACCCGGAAGTTGCCGTCTGCGGCGCGGGCGCGAAGCAGGGCGCGGCGCTCCGCCTCCACTGCCAGGCGGTTCTGCGCGCGGGCTTCGGGTGTGCCTTCGTTGAGGTCGAGGAGGGTGGCGGCGTCGACCTCCGACGCCGCGACGCGATTGCGCGGCGAGGGGGAGTGGGGTGCGGCGGGGGGGCGGATGACGATCTGGCGGCCGGTGACCACGGTGCCATTCAGGCCCACGAAGATCGGTTGAGGGGCGGGGCGGCGGATGGTCGGGTCCGGGGACTGCGAGCGGCACACCCCCAGCTCATAGCTTCCCGGCGGCACATGCGGGAAGTAGAAGAAGCCGTCGTAGGCGGTGCGCGTCTCCAGCGCCTTAAGGGTGGGGCGGTTGGGCTGCTGGCGAGGGCGAAGCGTGACGCAGCCGCCGGGGAGGGGCAAATGCTGGCCGCCGCGCTCGACAAAGAGCGTGCCGTCGACCTCACCGGCGATGACCACCGGGAGTTTCATGCGGGCGGGGGTGCCCGGGCGGGTGATGACGCTGCGGCCCTGGACGGTGGAGACGGCGAAGGGGTCGTTGAGGCTCCCGGTATCCAGCCGGAGCTCGGTGTAGGTCGAGGGGTTGCCGGCGACGCTTAAGCGCCCCGAGGTGTTGGTCTGGGTCGGGTAGGCGCGGTTGCCAAAGCCACGTACCGAAGCGCCTTCGATGGGATCTTCTCCGGGGTCGCGCTCGCCGTTGCCGTTGGCGTCGCGGAAGATCTCGGCGACGACCTGGCCGCGGGTGGTCTGGTCGGGGGTGGAGACCATCAGGCCGCCGTCCACCGGGTCGGGGCCCAGGCCCATGGCCAGGCTGGCTCCCAGGGCCCAGCCACCGCGCTGGCCCCAGCCGGCGTTGAGGCCCCAGCGCACCCCGCTGAGCTCGCCCTGGATGCCGGCGCGGACGCCGAGCTGAACGTCGACCAGGTTGCGAAGATCGACGCTGGCCGAGGCGCGCAGCTTGCGTGTGATCTTGCGGTCGACACCGGCCTGCACCGAGCGCAGGCGAGGCGCGGGCACGATGCGGTAGTCCGCGCTCAGATGTGGGCTCCAGTCGCCCATACGACGTCGCAGGGTGGCGCGAGCGTTGAGTGATTGAAGTTCACCGCGCGTCACATCGAGCTGGTGGCTGTGCGAGAGCTGCGTGCCGAAGATGCGCAACCCGTAGCGTGCGCTGATACGATGTTGCTGAAGATCGTTGCGCTGATCGCGCAGGTTCCACTGCAGCTGGTAGGGGATGTGGACGCCGAACTTGAGCGCGCCATCGACGCGCAGGTTGGTCTCGGCGCGGCGCGCGGCGCTGCCATAACCCAGCGCCGTGGAGCGAAAGTCGCCAAAAGCGCGCAGGTGGTAGCCCGAGAGGTTCAGCCCCAGCTTGCGCGTCTGAAACTGCAGGATGCCGGCGGCGCCGTTGCGCGGATCGGCGACGACTTCGCCGCCGACGTACCAGCTGCCCAGGCCGGCGCGGGCGCCGGCGCTGAGGTAGGTTCGCGTCTCATCGTTATGATGCGAGGTGGTCGTGGCGCGACCGAGCACCGAGAGGTTGGAGCTGAGCCCGAACTCATAGCTCGCGGTCGCGCGCAGCCCGCCGGTGGTGTTCTGGAAGTCGGGGCTGGTCACCACCAGCGGCGTGCCGGCTTCGACCACCTGAAGATCGAGCTGGCCCTCGCCGGTGGGCACCATCTCGGAGCCGATGAAGATGCGCTCGGTCTCTTCGCGCTCCTGGCCGTAAGGGCCAAAGAAGACCATACGGAGCTCGTTCCAACCGTAGACCAGCGGGACCTCCGAGAACTCAAAACGGCCGTTGGCTTCGCTCTGTGTGCCCAGGAAGGCGCCGTTGCGGTAGAGCTCAACTTCCCAGCCCGGGTCGAGCTGGCCGCGCAGGGTGGTGCGGTCGAAGGTTTGAGCCCGGGTCAGCGGGGCGGTGGAGAGGGTTACGCCGCGCCCGGCGCGCCCGGTGGCCACCAGCGGAATGGCGCTGGCGTGCACATCCCCGAGCTCCACGCGGGTCGCCCCCACTGCGCCCAGAAGTCGGCCGGCCGGGTCGCGGCGAGAGAGGTTGAGGCGCGCGGAGTTCAGGGGTTGGGTGGGCGAGCCGGAAAATGACCAACTTCCCTGCATCCAGAGAAGATCGCCTGCGCCGCGCACATTGTAGGCGTTGGACTGGGGCACGGTCGCGGCGCCCGGCTCGGTGGGCCCGGCGCGCAGGGTGCCGCTCAAAAAAAGATCCATCACCGGCAGGCCGAGGAAGCGGTAGGGGGCCTCGAGCACCTCGTAATGTGGGGCGCCGTCCCAGCCCTGGACCGCGCGCATGCGGGCCAGGCGCTTCTCGCGCTCCAGGCGACGGTGAATCGGCAGAGGTTCGTCGGCGACAACCTGCAGGCGCAGGCGGTTGAGCTCGGTGTTCAGCGTGACCGGAAGCCACTCGGCGATGACGTCGGCGGCCACATAAAGATCGTCGGGCTGGGCGATCCAGTCCTGCGCGCTCAGACGCACAGCCCGGCCGGAAGCCTCCCCGCGCCCACCCGCCAGATCGATGGCGACGACGCGCTCGGGATCCATGATCCAACCCTCGATCTGTGCGGCCTCCACATCGGCGCGGATGGCGAGCTCGAGAAGTTTGCTCAGGTGGCCCACCGGAACATAGGCGCGGTTGGAGGCGGCGTCCCAGATGATGAGGAAGGCTTCGCTCAGGTGATGCTCGTCGAGGAAGATCTCGACGACCAGCCACTCTTTTTCAGCCTCAAAGGCCTCACCGTACGAGGCGGTCTCCATGGAGGCGGCGGGCTCGAGAGAAGACTGGGCGTAAGCGCGCCCGGTGAGGACCATG encodes the following:
- a CDS encoding M66 family metalloprotease: MTAPSPSLARSASTFARAKIGALVLALLLAGCGQDVAPVSEDLRDRPDLPDASGDAGDARDADRPDTPGSPDSDEVSDIGEDPMDGGDSQLPDAGEPDTDEPDAEVLEDADADPVDVGEDPDPAELSLQIDRVEIFQTIAKTPWLDGAANFDPTPIIAGRDTLLRASVDVPTGWSVSSVRAELIVVGAGGAQTLLEDTRVVSADSLPGDRSSAFEFELPGGEIEVGGQLRLRLIEDAPNGELLARWPTDGSAWPTGATAESGELHLVLVPMRFDTDGSGRLPDTSPGQLALIESALRALYPLHSLRLEVREPYSWSGSVRWGNFTQALRDLKIADGEDEAYYYGLIQPAETFEAYCGGSCTTGQSYTVSSATAYTYRVGAGLGYAGERWVGTLIHELGHMHGRGHAPCGVSWWSDDNNYPHAGGDVGVWGWDRRSDALIAPDDAADFMGYCSPSWISDYTYRGLFDRMSAVREAASNQRALPPGVYTPLSWSRSEEAALGAPRFEANPTTGEVAQVRFLNEAGEVVGSMPAPLVRFSHEDRFEVLLTRFPEDARRVQVEVEGQVREVELR
- a CDS encoding Ig-like domain-containing protein, whose protein sequence is MKWIRGWTGAVGMAALMAMPSVAAADDILFFGNQVEFRNDLEVVLTAQGHTVTNVATLPADLQGFDSIWSFYATQALPANERNALQAFVERGGGVYVTGERPCCEVNNDSVQALVNALTNDGVQVGDLGDIAAPYVFEPAAIGGITTTPNVLTTVQMNAAGGMSGVPAENVIIRGEGGTPVGAAWTSSDMVGGRGRMVVAMDINWMQSSEAATFSENIQTFLCNDVNGNGVCAANEGSIVSFDDAFEVDEDQTLSQAAPGVLDNDDHLDGEPLNAVLVDDVANGQLTLNADGSFTYSPDANFFGTDTFTYVATDGTEDSQPATVTITVNPINDAPVAVEDAYEVDEDQTSSVTAEDGVLANDSDIEDDMLGALLIDDVQNGELTLNANGSFIYTPDANFAGTDTFTYVAFDADEQSNEVMVTLTVNPVNDAPVAVDDARTVFEDSPLEIVAPGVLANDIDADNDALSAVLGDAPANGDVVLNADGSFTYTPDANFFGTDTFTYVANDGALDSAPATVTITVTAVNDAPFFVEPTPEDASEFDVVEGDLLELQLAGEDVDSAPLTYGAEDLPAGALLDETTGELMWSPTWDEAGSYEVVISVTDGELSDERTITLVSTFLDEDDDGLPDTWEVSVDLDPTTADSDGDGISDGDEVGDDLENPIDTDEDEVIDALDEDSDGDGVPDADEAGDDDLATPAIDTDNDGTPDFRSPDSDGDGVEDGDDNCRLVENADQIDTDGDGVGDACSGDNDGDGVEDEIDNCPLIANDDQADLDEDDIGDVCDGDIDGDEVENDDDNCPLIENTDQSDIDGDGIGDACDEDIDGDDLTNEEEDDLGTDPENPDSDEDGYEDGEEVEQETDPNDPYNFPGSWESLSGGGCSSTGSTPGSMLWVLAALGALGVRRRRVEKGC
- the hmgA gene encoding homogentisate 1,2-dioxygenase, with amino-acid sequence MTLEYMTGFGNDFETEALEGALPRGRNSPQRAPYGLYAEQLSGSPFTAPRSANERSWLYRIRPSVRHMGEYEPVEVKHWLSAPTTEGGGLPIGQRRWDPVAIPEEPTGFVDGVRTISTAGDVVGQTGMSAHLYLVNRSSEDDYVINADGELMFLPQEGSIRLVTEMGVLEVEPGELAVIPRGMAFRFELIDGPVRGYLCENYGGKFTLPERGPIGANCMANARDFKYPVAYFEDVERPSEIHIKWCGRHYVTKIGHSPLDVVAWHGNYAPYKYDLRDYSPIGAILFDHPDPSIFTVLTSPSGEAGTANIDFVIFSDRWLVGEDTFRPPWYHRNIMSEFMGLIYGQYDAKEEGFLPGGMSLHNMMLPHGPDTDAFEKASRAELKPQKLEGTMAFMWETRLPQHLTDYAAGLDTMQKNYIDCWKGLKKRFDGTLEGDWS